ataatcCCTTGCTTCGTCTTTCGAAACTTAAGATACTCTTAAGCATAAAACTTGTTGGGAAAATAGTTACTTTAtcacgaaataaattatttctaatgACAGTTTCGATGATAGTACGATTCATATTGATAATGCTACAATAATTTCATAACAATCTATGAAGAAATCGACGGGCAGTCTGAATTGTCTAATCTGATCGTTTAATCACAAGCCACGGGTAAGATAATACCGACTATCGTAATTTTCTGTAAAAACAACTACAGTGAAAAGAAATGGTAAATTACAGTTTTCAACGGTCCAGTTTTCCAATGTCCAAGGAGCGAttcttgaaaatgtaaaaacacTTGTCCCGAAAAATTCGAGAAACAGATGAGTTCTATTATGATCCATAATGATGATTCATAGTAACGAAAGGTGCCGCAAGGCTGCAtcatttgattattttaaaaattacaaacacCTGTCTACTAGGCACGTAGTTAATACTTATCGATTGTTCAAGGAACTTTGAAGAATTAAGAGctatttatgtataaccagaatTTCCATTATAATCAATTAtttacattgtatattgttcACGTTGTTTCACAAGTGACCCCAAAAGCTTGAAAACGAATATAAAGAAATGACACAAAGTGTAATACTTCATTGAGTAGTTTTCTTAACGAGCGTCTACCAGATGAACAGAAATAAGACTGCAGTAATTGAGAGctccaattaaaaaaaaaaaagactaacTTTAGAGACATCACCGGTATTGTTTCTTCGCATTACTTGAAATTACTGCGTGTTATTTaacttcaaatttaaatattgaacaGTTTAGAAAGAAGCTTAACGCTCTAAAtcaacaaatttaaattatctaCTTTCGAAGTAATGAAACGAATTTCCTAAATACTCGCGAAGTGAATGGAAAAATTGAAAGCAAACCTATTTTAAAGCATTGCTAAATCAAAGATTCAAACTAAACATTAGAATTCAGATTTTGaggaattaaaagaaattctaatacatataatatgtctAAAGTATAGGTAAAACAAATAGTTAAACGTCTTCACACTTAAGTTCTTACTTAAGACCGTGCTTTCGTTAAGAATAGAAGATCCACGCTATTTTTCTAACTACTCGTAGTTGATTCGTGAATGTGACTCGCTATTAATCCATCAATCGAGTATCAGTCACTTATCAACTGTATAATACTCGAGTGGATTACCATTGTTTCCCTTAAACCTATAAAAAGAAGCGGCAAAACGCGAAAGCCAAGAAGTCGGGCTGCTATATTGCGGTGTGCATAGTGAACCACAACGACAGCAATGACAACGGGAATAGCATTAAGTTCGTATCAGAATATTATTCGATCTAGACACAGAAAAATCGAGTAACTGATTaacgagaaaaatattcttttcagTTTATCCTGCGTTGCTCACGGTGTTAACGGAAAACAATTACACGATCTTTTCGGATGAAACAGGAGTGCCGTATCTGATTAAAATCGATAACTCTCCACTAACTGAATTAGAACTTACCATTTTAGGTATCAATGTGGAATCGATCAGTTTCAACCTTTACACACGGTTAGAATTATTTTTTGGTAACCTTTTTATTTACTGAAAATATCTTCTGTACGTTTATGTATATTCttgcatatttaaatattccacGAGTGCATTTTTATGCACTATCTCACTATAATTGATATTTGAGAGATAAActgaaaaagtatttaaaattatttgattaatcAGAAAAGTAATTTGTACTAAACTAATTATAATAAAGCTAATCTGTTCGCTGTGAAAGATCACTATAATACTCGCCTGTCAGTCTACCCTTATGCACAAACTATAGAGAACTATGGAGAACCTCGTATTGCAATTATTTTCAACCCattacattaaaaatttcaaacattaaaaAGAATCTTCGGTTTGAGCAAAATGTGTCTTATCgttattcattaattttcttttctatgttAAAACATTACAGTTGCTCCTCGTCTGCTAAAATGAGAATAAGTTTGTAAAATAACAGATCTTTTTGCAGAGGAGACAATTACAAGTAGGTCATCCCGTGTTCGACGAATTAACattgaagaatttaatttttattctagaGATAACCCTACAATTGGTGATGTGATAAATCTAAACGACATAGTCTCTGTACGAAAGAGTCATTGGAATCCGCACAGGGAAACCATCATAGTTACTCATGGTTGGAATTCCAATGGTCGATCTTCGTCATGTACACTCGTACGCGATGGTAAATAAGTTTCatcgatataataaatacaCTGTGAGCTAAAATTCGTGATATAACTGAAATCAGGGAAGATTCTGTGACTGGaagtaagaataaaagaaagaacaacGAAATTACgttggaaatttcattttttgattttcatcttatttcgAGACATAGAATCTTTCTGACTTTACCGAATTGAACTTAATcagtattttacattataagacaaatatataattacattacgTACATTATAAGACGGATCAAAGAAATAGATTTATAACaaaacatttagaaaatatGAGCAGTAAAAAGTATTCAATTCGTGGTGAATATCAACGGGTGTGCTACAACTTACGAACGGTAATGgtcatatttttaacattttaatattatgacGAACAATATTTCTTGTTTTCAGCTTTCCTTAATGTCTGGGATAGCAACGTCATTATCGTCGATTGGGGTAAAATAGCAAAAAACCTGCTTTATTCCGTCGTTGCAAAAAGCGTACCACGCGTTGCTCTCCGCGTAGCTGATTTCGTGAATTTCCTACAAACTGGCGCTGGTTTACGAACGTCCAAACTGAAAATTGTTGGACACTCCCTCGGTGCTCATGTCGCAGGCTTAAGTGCACTAGAGATAGGAACTAGGTCGAGCCAAGTTGCGGAAGTTATCGGTGGGTAACGATATATTAGTAAAATGGTATTCTAAAGTTCTCCACGAAGTTCGAGGAGCGCAGTTTTTAATGTCACATCGGAAACAATAGGATAGATTGATTGAGATTGGCAAATGAAAGATAAACAGAAAGATTAGTGAAGTTTTCAAGTTTGAAGggtaaatttttaaaacatcGAAGGTACATTTAGATTAACTTAAATcagaaaaaaagtaatttttaaatctttatacattttaatgcaAATTGATTTTATATCCGGCAATCATGATACAGTAAATTATACTAAATCCCTAAATATTTGCCATTATAGCACTCGACGCTGCCAAACCAATGTTTGAACACAAAGGGCCTGATGGAAGAGTTGATAAATCGGATGCGCGAAATGTTCAAGTTATTCACACATGCGCCGGATATTTGGGTCTGGATATCTCTGTTGGTACTTCTGATTTCTTTGCCAATGATGGAAGAAATCAACCAGGATGCGTCAATGACTTGATAGGTAAGGAACATACTATAGAGTCTCGAGTTACTAACAGGTATCAGTTGAAAAGATATTAGTTGCGCactttgtgtgtgtgtgtgtgtgtgtgcaatattaaaaataaattttatgaaacacAGGAGCTTGCGCACATTCACGCAGCTACGAATACTACAGTGAATCTGTTATGAAATCAAAAGGCTTCCTCGGTGTATCTCAGAATGGGACAACGGCATACATGGGTGGTCCTACCCTTGACCCGAAGTGAGTTTTATTTTACTACTGTCATTAATTTATGATTGCAGAGCGTTACGCATTTCTGAGAAATATGAAGATACGCAAATGCATAGAATGCAGATATTCAAAGTAcagtatttattgtaatatttagtaggGAAACATTTTTGTTTGGGTTCTActctttttaatattaatttaattatctgATACTAATACATATCAATTTCTTTTACAGAGCTAAAGGAACCTATACATTCCAAACTAAAAATCAGTATCCATATGCACCTGGTGGATAAAGTTATTCTTCACAcgaatatataacatatttcttCAAGTTGAGAAGTAAATACCAGATGATAATATTAATCatcaaaatatatgtaaataaacttttatttcaacttACCACAACCATATTCTCAATTGCTTGCATTGATCTGGATCCAAGAACGATCATGCCTATAGTGGAACCCTTAACCCATAATAATATCATTTTGATAAACTCTGAATTTCAATCGTCCATATGCGATTCTGTAGCAGCCAGACCCAGTCCTAAACAGCTCCAATGACAGGTCATCTATAAGAAAATCATTCCAGATTATAAATATACCATATCCTGCAGtttcaaattgatataaaaaaacaataatattattttatttaacattatgtatataatgttaatttTGTCTTTAACTTTACCTTCTACATAATATTTGATACtgtaactattaataaactatgATCAATAAGTTCAAGTTTACTATTCtctgctttatcttttaatttgtCACTTCATTGCTCAACACGGAATTACTTTACTGCTCAATTGATTCTATGACTAcactatatttttgcaaatcaTTATACCTCATTCTGTGTGTCCTTAAACTGGCCAAATAAGTAATCTGTAATTGCTGTCCCATGCTTTGCACGAATGAGCCCTAGCACACACAAGCCACTACTTTGGGAACAATCAGCTCCTGCACCAGTATCCCACAGGACATAAGATTGCATTACAGATAAGAATTCTTGTTCGTGATGTCTATCAACTACCCCTAAGGATGCCATTGCTGTTAATTTTGACCATATgtctaaaatgtaaaataaaatgaaatagaaactAAATATGATCTTTGAATATATAATTCGCATAAAATCAATTGAATACAGCGAGATATATTTACCTCAAAGATTGGTAGATGGTAATTCAAAGATGCATACATGCATTCGCCCAAAATAACAAATATCAACTCACGAACCCAACAAACAAATTTAAGTGTAATATGATGAATTCTGCTTTAATGGCTACCACACTAACTACATTAACTACCGCACTAAAACTACAAATTTTTTCATGTCTTTTCATGTAATTACTTCTTGATGTTCGAAAACAATATTTAACAGTAAAAATGATGACAGCAAtggataattattattaattacaaaatttgaaaataataaatttctgatcttgtaaagtttgaattttataaatggtAGCACTGCATGATATTGGCGTGTATTTCATAATGTTTAGTCGAACTTTGACTTGGAAAGTTAATTCAAGATACATATAGTTGTGACTCGGAATTGTTGTAGAGAGTACTATTATAAGAGTATTTCTTAAAATGGCGGAAAAAGCGAAAAATATGAGCCACGTAAAACATATTCCAAAAGATGCCCAAGTTATAATGTCAATTATGAAAGATATGGGAATTACAGATTACGATTCGAAGGTTATAAACCAATTGCTCGAATTTACGTATCGtaagtaatttattatatttacaatttatttaaagtaaTGTAGATGCAATGAAGTATATAATCATGCATGATTTTGCATTTATGATTTTACATTTGGAAGTAAGCTGTAAAGTTATTTTCGGTTTAAATTTCACAGGTTATGTTACTTGCATATTAGACGACAGTAGAATTTACGCAAATCACGCTAAAAAGAAGTTTATCGATTTGGATGACGTTAGATTAGCAGTTAAGATGCAATTGGAACGTACGTTTACAAATCCACCACCAAGAGAAGTGTTATTAGATGTTGCTCGGGCCAAAAACAATATACCATTGCCATTTGTCAAATCAAACAGTGGTTTAAGATTACCACCTGACAGATTTTGCTTGAATGCAACAAATTATAAACTTAAGAATTCAACGAAGAAAGTAGTTGGGAAACCATTGCATTCTTTGGTTGGAAATAACATCCAAAGTGGTCAGTCTAAGAACAAAGTAGAAAGTAGTAAATCTGGCCTCTCCATAGTTAAAAGGCCTGGGACACTTGCAACAGTTGCCAGAACTCAAAGCATTTCAATACCAAAACCTGTCCTGAAATTTACAACAGGTAAATGATACAGGAAAGTAAAAGTAAAGAATATATAACAGGAACTAATTTGTTAATTGTATCACAGATCCCTTCCGGACCTTGCATTCCCAAACATCTATCCCCTCTATCCATATTTCATTAATACGTAAGATACAAAATTgtgtatgtaataataataatatttgctattatatttttcattttttatttatattaattgtttaaatttataGCCACAACTGGTGGAGCTACCGTAAAGGCACAAGTAGCCAAGCCAAAAATACAGATTTCTTCAGGACAAACAATGCCACCTATCAAAGTAGAGATTGAAGATtctatgaaaagaaaaagagaagatgaTTATGACGTATCATAGTAATAAGGGACGctggataaattattttatattttctgtttttatcATTTGAATCAGTGTGTATACTATCAAAATGGTTTTATCATTTCACTTAACgcttcaattaaattttatctttttgaaatttgtatattcCAATGAaactgtatattttttattggatGATATTGTATAAATGTGTACATAGTGAATTCAACAAATTCATATTCTACTtgcatatttataataatacttcccaatatttattataaatcatcatattttgtatattatatttctccTAAATATTTCCCAAACAGAAATTAGAAGAATAATGGAGATACTTTTTGTTcagtattgtaaaatatttctatggaacaatataagataataaagataaaagtgggataattgtctaaataaattaatagagtTTTTCAAATTCCAACTTATTTAGAAGGTAATTTATTTGAATGTTATTTTAAGCCTCGTAAATATACACATTTTATTCGCCTTATTTACACAAAGTCGAGGGCTGTTCGCTATGGAACTCCGTATCCTTCATCTTCATCGCCTTCATCTTGTTCTACATCAGTTTCGTCTTCTGTGGCATACCCAGGAGTTGTTGGAGCAGGTACAGGTTCGTCACCTACGTCTTCGTCTCCGTAATCACCTACATCTGCAGGTTCTACTTCATCctcgtcttcttcttcctcatcctcttCCACCATTTCATCTGGCCTTCGCACGTCTTCTACAGGAACAATCTCTTCTTCGGCCAATTCATCTTCCGTTGGCTCTTCTTCAGgctcttcttctgcttcttctgcTACTTCGCCCGCTTCGAAAGGTGGTGGTTCTTCGGTTTCAATCTTTTCcggtttttctcttttttctttcgccaCATCCTTTTCCCGCATGCATTTCACTCGCTGAAGTGGCTTGAAGAGTTTAAAATCTTCGGGTAATTCATCTTCCGAATAAAGTCTGTTTGGTAAAACATATTTTATCATTCTATAAACTTGATGCAAGAaaagtttctttaaaaaaaatagctATTAATTTCATGCGTTTCATACCAATATCGCAAAAAACAGATCAATTTCCTACCTGTCCGCAAAATAGATACGTCGAACCCTACAGTTTGCGTGGATCTGTATGCGTGTAGTTTCGACATAATTTGTCCCGTACGCTCTCCGCGTGAAGTCCGCGAGATTAAATTGAATTTGATTCCAACCACCGGATAGGCCGATCGGCATCGACGTGCAGAATGGTCGAACTCGCGTGGTGCTTTGAAAATTGCTCATGCGAAACCTTCTGTGCATATCCTTGTCGTCGAGTATCTGTCGAATCAAAAACGAAATATACTTCTTTTTTACATTCGTTGTAGTTTTACGAAATGCTATCACTGctattgaaaaaaatataatcagTAAAGAGCTTTCCTCGTGAGACATTTACTGTTATTTCGAACGTGAAATACTTCTTCATGTTTTTGATAATCATTATGAGAAACGGAAGTTTAATGCCAAGGACTTTCTTGGGACCACATGGGCAGAAGATGTACGTTGTTGTGACGTTGGTTCCGGCTATTTCCAGAGCTAGAGATTTCACTTCGTCGTCTGTTACTCTTCGAATGTATCCATTTTTCACCTGTTCGAGACGATTGATACTCGGAGCAAACAGATTAAATGCAATGGAATTTATTTTACTAACTTGAACAGATACAATATTTGGAGAAATTTAATGGCGATAAATCTGACATTggaactatttttattaatttcataaaataaagttaTCTCTCCTTGTGTTTTCTTTATATTGATGAACTTACGTGCATATCCCATAACTCTAGCGGACGTGATCCGCAGCTGTACAAAACAGACATGAGTCCATGCTGATACTTGTTACGAAACATCCTACGTTTCTGCTCTCATCGAATTAATACAAATAATCAAAAGgaaaatgtattataatattttcatgttaTCATTATCCCGAGAAAACGTCACGTTTAACCATTCAATAGACGTAAAATAagagaatttctttgtttccctCCTAGTCGAATCGAATTTGTTTTCTCTTCTGATTTCGCGTGAAAGCTTCGGGAGTCTGTTTACCTTTTTGttaaaggaagaaaatagaCTCGCCCACTTTATTCAATGTATCAATGCAAATTTTATTCGATCGCACATGTCGATACATATCGTACACAATAAACGTTGGGAGCACAATGAGATGCTGTTTCGTTATGTGTCGCGAAGAAGTTCGTTGATGTGACGTCTTTCGTTCACGGTTAGCAAATCGGGGACAATCAATGTCTTCGGTGGCATCCCGACGCTGAATACACGGTCGATCCTGACGCTATCGATGGCGAACAACTGCATCATCGCAAAGTGCATGATATCGCGGTTCAGCTGACGCTTGATCTGCTTCTTGGTCCTCTGTACACGTCGTCGGCAGACCACGTAACTTTTAACAGATTAAACATTTTGTCGAAAgacgattttttaaatattgaaatattgagGAGATACTAAAATGTTTTTAGgtattttataatgtaatattctCTGAATATTTACGGTATTGACTGCTATTAAAATTTAGTTGCTGGATGTTCAACGATAATTACGGCCATAATCGTTAAATGTTTGGTACGCGttttaacagaaaatatttagaaaaataagtAAACAACGAGATTAACAaatattatcaattaaattaagaatatcTAGGATGAAAGGATATTAAAGAGTAAGAAGAGCATATCAGGCTTGAAATAGGATGCTACCTACGTTGAATTGttgagaatataaaataaaaggtaAAAATTTATGTCGAAGTATCATAACAGCAAAGTAAGAAAACTAAATTTgtctttaatatttttgaaactattctgtattgaaataaatatataaagttttaccGAAGGACAGAAGAAATTGTTAAGAAACTATCCAATTTAATTGCAAGTCAAAGTATAATCTAGTAgaaataatgatatttattttcacgAATGAAATAATCCTTACTAAGGTAGATTTTTAAGAGTAGTATAACTTGGATGTATCGAGACATCGCTTCTGTACAATTCCGGGTATAATTTCATATGTTTCGTGAGATATCTCCTAGCACGTGGTTTCGCTGTAGAAATATCTTCCTTCGTTTCGGTCGTAAGCTCTTCTTTATCATGATCCAGGTCATTTTCCGTATCCACAATTTTCTCTCCTTCCTGACTAGTCATCGTGATACATAAACTACGAATTCACACAAAAATAtcgactttttttttttataaatcatttACCTATGAATCATTTACGAATGAAACCCAACCAATTCTCATTTTCCGATTTCAATTCAATGATCGCAAAATTCATAAAAACAGTACGAACAATTGCACGAGTCAACGATTTTCCATAGTgtttagaataattaatatatttaattgtttcTTCAAGTGTACTTTATCGAACCGAAATATCACAGAAAACGATTACTCACGCAGGATAAagctaaaatttgaaattaaatggtCGAAAGAAGGGAACGTGATGATCGCCATAAACGCGCAGCTCGAACTGGAGAATTTTTCGATGGTCGATTCGGCGAGTCTGACTGGTCTCTCCGTTGATCCGACGAAAGTTGGCCGATCTGCAACGAAGTGAGCCCCTGTGCCTCGTACGGATATCGATTTGGTTTCCAGGTGAATCAATAGAGATTCGGTTCATTCTTATTCCAATGCGTTTGCCTGTGTACAAGTCGGACCACCGAACTTCCCACACAGAACCATTAATCCATTCCAATTAGCCGACTGCGAGAAGATTATGCGGTAATCTCAGGAATTTGCGAGTCAGATAAAGTCACGCCGCGACGAAGCTCACGAACGATCTATGACTCGCGTTCTATTTGTACGTTGCACGATAGTTCGTGAAGATACCCGTTTAGAGAATTAAATGAAATCTTCTTGGGAATGGAAATGGCAGGTGTACGAGTTCCTGTTTCtcgtattta
The Bombus terrestris chromosome 10, iyBomTerr1.2, whole genome shotgun sequence genome window above contains:
- the LOC100647304 gene encoding uncharacterized protein LOC100647304 — encoded protein: MLRTRFRKDSLEKVRSVSKGSLDRLTCDHDDIARLFACESRNSRSAVHPETAHVEHAGVTRAPAHPLHPRRVLLAPFRATRFARHSRLTRVALVTLQKISISWSMVIVARTTFRSVGRGRLIRCGDRHACAQQDAGEARTEILCITMTSQEGEKIVDTENDLDHDKEELTTETKEDISTAKPRARRYLTKHMKLYPELYRSDVSIHPSYTTLKNLPYYVVCRRRVQRTKKQIKRQLNRDIMHFAMMQLFAIDSVRIDRVFSVGMPPKTLIVPDLLTVNERRHINELLRDT
- the LOC100645087 gene encoding transcription initiation factor TFIID subunit 9; its protein translation is MAEKAKNMSHVKHIPKDAQVIMSIMKDMGITDYDSKVINQLLEFTYRYVTCILDDSRIYANHAKKKFIDLDDVRLAVKMQLERTFTNPPPREVLLDVARAKNNIPLPFVKSNSGLRLPPDRFCLNATNYKLKNSTKKVVGKPLHSLVGNNIQSGQSKNKVESSKSGLSIVKRPGTLATVARTQSISIPKPVLKFTTATTGGATVKAQVAKPKIQISSGQTMPPIKVEIEDSMKRKREDDYDVS
- the LOC100646152 gene encoding 26S proteasome non-ATPase regulatory subunit 1, giving the protein MASLGVVDRHHEQEFLSVMQSYVLWDTGAGADCSQSSGLCVLGLIRAKHGTAITDYLFGQFKDTQNEMTCHWSCLGLGLAATESHMDD
- the LOC100645681 gene encoding pancreatic lipase-related protein 2, whose amino-acid sequence is MTTGIALIYPALLTVLTENNYTIFSDETGVPYLIKIDNSPLTELELTILGINVESISFNLYTRDNPTIGDVINLNDIVSVRKSHWNPHRETIIVTHGWNSNGRSSSCTLVRDAFLNVWDSNVIIVDWGKIAKNLLYSVVAKSVPRVALRVADFVNFLQTGAGLRTSKLKIVGHSLGAHVAGLSALEIGTRSSQVAEVIALDAAKPMFEHKGPDGRVDKSDARNVQVIHTCAGYLGLDISVGTSDFFANDGRNQPGCVNDLIGACAHSRSYEYYSESVMKSKGFLGVSQNGTTAYMGGPTLDPKAKGTYTFQTKNQYPYAPGG
- the LOC100647426 gene encoding cilia- and flagella-associated protein 20; translated protein: MFRNKYQHGLMSVLYSCGSRPLELWDMHVKNGYIRRVTDDEVKSLALEIAGTNVTTTYIFCPCGPKKVLGIKLPFLIMIIKNMKKYFTFEITILDDKDMHRRFRMSNFQSTTRVRPFCTSMPIGLSGGWNQIQFNLADFTRRAYGTNYVETTRIQIHANCRVRRIYFADRLYSEDELPEDFKLFKPLQRVKCMREKDVAKEKREKPEKIETEEPPPFEAGEVAEEAEEEPEEEPTEDELAEEEIVPVEDVRRPDEMVEEDEEEEDEDEVEPADVGDYGDEDVGDEPVPAPTTPGYATEDETDVEQDEGDEDEGYGVP